A window of the Trichoderma asperellum chromosome 4, complete sequence genome harbors these coding sequences:
- the DUT1 gene encoding Deoxyuridine 5'-triphosphate nucleotidohydrolase, which produces MSSAPEVNGTASPPAKRIKTLPLDGDADKDQDSSVTPPAVPQAEAPAKSTTTTMEASIPLQVKKLSPQGRLPTRGSAFAAGYDVYAARDTVVPARGKVLVDTDISIAVPAGTYGRIAPRSGLASKHFIDTGAGVIDADYRGPVKVLLFNHADTDYEIKEGDRVAQLVLERIVTPEVVEVEELEESVRGAGGFGSTGKN; this is translated from the exons ATGTCCTCAGCTCCTGAAGTCAACGGCACAGCTTCTCCTCCCGCCAAGCGCATCAAGACTCTCCCCCTCGACGGCGACGCAGACAAGGACCAAGACTCCTCCGTCACTCCTCCCGCGGTACCTCAAGCAGAAGCACCAGCCAAATCAACAACCACAACAATGGAGGCCTCAATCCCCCTGCAAGTCAAGAAGCTGTCTCCCCAGGGCAGACTGCCCACACGAGGCAGCGCATTCGCCGCTGGATACGACGTGTACGCCGCCAGAGACACAGTAGTGCCTGCGAGAGGCAAGGTCCTCGTCGATACCGACATTAGCATCGCCGTGCCAGCTGGAACTT ATGGCCGAATCGCTCCCCGCTCTGGCCTCGCCTCCAAGCACTTCATCGACACCGGCGCCGGTGTCATTGACGCAGACTACCGCGGGCCCGTCAAGGTTCTCCTCTTCAACCACGCCGACACCGACTATGAGATCAAGGAGGGCGACCGAGTTGCTCAGCTGGTGCTCGAGAGGATCGTGACCCCCGAGGTTGTCGAAGTAGAGGAGTTGGAGGAGAGCGTGCGAGGAGCCGGTGGCTTTGGCAGCACGGGCAAGAACTAG
- the DUT1 gene encoding Deoxyuridine 5'-triphosphate nucleotidohydrolase, variant 2, with the protein MEASIPLQVKKLSPQGRLPTRGSAFAAGYDVYAARDTVVPARGKVLVDTDISIAVPAGTYGRIAPRSGLASKHFIDTGAGVIDADYRGPVKVLLFNHADTDYEIKEGDRVAQLVLERIVTPEVVEVEELEESVRGAGGFGSTGKN; encoded by the exons ATGGAGGCCTCAATCCCCCTGCAAGTCAAGAAGCTGTCTCCCCAGGGCAGACTGCCCACACGAGGCAGCGCATTCGCCGCTGGATACGACGTGTACGCCGCCAGAGACACAGTAGTGCCTGCGAGAGGCAAGGTCCTCGTCGATACCGACATTAGCATCGCCGTGCCAGCTGGAACTT ATGGCCGAATCGCTCCCCGCTCTGGCCTCGCCTCCAAGCACTTCATCGACACCGGCGCCGGTGTCATTGACGCAGACTACCGCGGGCCCGTCAAGGTTCTCCTCTTCAACCACGCCGACACCGACTATGAGATCAAGGAGGGCGACCGAGTTGCTCAGCTGGTGCTCGAGAGGATCGTGACCCCCGAGGTTGTCGAAGTAGAGGAGTTGGAGGAGAGCGTGCGAGGAGCCGGTGGCTTTGGCAGCACGGGCAAGAACTAG
- the PCN1 gene encoding DNA polymerase delta processivity factor has product MLEARLEQASILKKVVDAIKDLVQDCNFDCNDSGIALQAMDNSHVALVSMMLKAEGFSPYRCDRNIALGVNLTSLTKVLRAAQGEDMLTIKAEDAPDVLNLVFESSENDRISEYDLKLMDIDQEHLGIPETEYAATITMPAAEFRRICTDLAAMSESVGIEASKDGVKFSCNGDIGNGSVTLRSHTNIDKPDLNVDIELTEPVSLTFSLKYLVNFCKAAALSNQVKICLSSEVPLLVEYNLSGSSYLRFYLAPKIGDEE; this is encoded by the exons ATGTTGGAAGCACGGTTGGAACAGGCTAGCATCCTGAAGAAG GTTGTCGATGCCATCAAGGACCTCGTCCAGGACTGCAACTTTGACTGCAATGACTCTGGTATTGCTCTGCAGGCCATGGACAACTCGCACGTCGCCCTCGTGTCGATGATGCTCAAGGCCGAAGGCTTCTCTCCCTACCGATGCGACCGCAACATTGCCCTTGGTGTCAACCTGACGTCTCTGACCAAGGTGCTGCGAGCTGCACAGGGCGAGGACATGTTGACGATCAAGGCTGAGGATGCACCAGACGTTCTGAACCTGGTGTTTGAGAGCAGCGAGAACGACCGCATCAGCGAGTACGACCTCAAGCTCATGGACATTGACCAGGAGCACCTTGGCATCCCCGAGACCGAGTATGCTGCTACTATTACTATGCCTGCGGCTGAGTTCCGGAGAATCTGCACAGATCTGGCTGCCATGTCAGAGTCGG TTGGCATCGAGGCCTCCAAGGATGGCGTCAAGTTCTCTTGCAACGGTGACATTGGTAACGGCTCAGTCACTCTGCGAAGCCACACCAACATTGACAAGCCTGATCTGAATGTCGACATTGAGCTGACGGAGCCCGTTTCCTTGACCTTCTCTCTCAAGTACCTGGTCAACTTctgcaaggctgctgccttgTCCAACCAGGTCAAGATCTGCCTTTCCAGCGAGGTGCCGCTCTTGGTTGAGTACAACCTCTCTGGTAGCAGCTACCTGCGTTTCTACCTCGCACCAAAG ATTGGTGATGAGGAGTAA
- a CDS encoding uncharacterized protein (EggNog:ENOG41~TransMembrane:2 (i152-170o182-200i)), whose product MEPVVYEETPLADYLRDGGNMSEAEWAPMDGTPDFQSSIASSPPASPTPFAPTGRPLVRARFRNASKLELAEEPQAAQPLTLQSLKKSCSALLAASLDSADNSRFLEQFRYTIIASQLLNGHLLLGNRPPALKTPGSTTNTNDQSLLSTEGIIVSVVGALALAVFLSWALSSAPSHVTKRRLILVLIIAAAAALVGQVFVRRQWLRYRREQSLAEISTFISNSQNFDSATEAALSLVQEVELVSRGYRISLPLPPVSRIEERTQNRKCGRLRKALKNSFAGVLQTYNQVSDVVRGFAEQMELEKYYDMYDVSDFDISDSRLGFNESEFEDSESLRTLKILAARFHTTRKMLLCALLALDANGEAKDLLRWTAAVEALQSANVSTKSVFEKLQGILSEEESFPLPPTPSLPLTPGKERWRSQVRKLNSMSTGIRGLQAKLHLLREESDRALDDSNDISEIGPNLMSQYDSIGVDLKMLMAAWEEGRAALAQGIDRTEKRLSSISTLLSPASSLSGLTTIGEGGAAEAFKALTGESPPASDINDAEEDQEIFEAVAKPRPRSMLTREERIAKVKEEREQRAAARQQLEATKGMLRELETVISLRPQKRASAPPGARISM is encoded by the exons ATGGAGCCCGTGGTGTACGAAGAAACGCCTCTAGCCGACTACCTCAGAG ATGGAGGTAATATGTCGGAGGCAGAATGGGCTCCCATGGACGGTACTCCTGATTTCCAGTCGTCGATAGCATCCTCGCCTCCTGCGAGCCCGACTCCCTTCGCGCCGACCGGTCGCCCCTTGGTGAGGGCACGATTCCGTAATGCCAGCAAGCTAGAGCTTGCTGAGGAGCCACAGGCGGCGCAGCCTCTGACGCTGCAGTCGCTTAAGAAAAGCTGCTCT GCCCTCCTCGCCGCTAGCCTCGATAGTGCAGACAACTCCCGGTTCCTCGAACAATTTAGATATACAATCATTGCTTCTCAGCTCCTGAATGGCCATTTACTACTTGGGAACCGTCCCCCAGCCCTGAAAACGCCGGGTTCGACCACAAACACCAATGACCAATCTCTCCTCTCGACCGAAGGTATTATAGTATCCGTCGTCGGAGCGCTAGCTCTCGCAGTCTTCCTAAGCTGGGCACTGAGTAGTGCGCCATCGCATGTGACGAAACGACGCCTAATTCTGGTGCTTATTATTGCTGCAGCGGCCGCGCTGGTAGGACAAGTTTTTGTGCGACGACAGTGGCTTCGCTACCGCAGAGAGCAATCCCTGGCTGAAATCTCCACATTCATCTCGAATTCGCAGAACTTTGATAGTGCAACTGAGGCCGCGCTCTCTCTCGTACAGGAAGTAGAGCTTGTTTCTCGAGGCTACCGAAT TAGCCTACCTCTTCCACCAGTTAGCCGAATCGAAGAGCGCACCCAAAACAGAAAATGCGGTCGGCTACGAAAGGCGCTCAAAAACTCGTTTGCTGGCGTTTTGCAAACGTACAACCAGGTGTCTGATGTTGTCAGGGGCTTTGCTGAGCAAATGGAGCTGGAAAAGTACTATGACATGTACGACGTTAGCGATTTCGACATTTCGGATTCGCGCCTGGGATTCAACGAATCTGAATTTGAAGATTCGGAGTCTCTGAGGACACTAAAGATTCTTGCTGCCCGGTTTCATACCACGCGAAAGATGCTTCTCTGCGCTCTGTTGGCGCTGGATGCGAATGGAGAAGCCAAGGATTTGCTGCGCTGGACGGCTGCAGTCGAGGCGCTACAAAGCGCTAATGTCTCGACCAAGTCTGTATTTGAGAAGCTGCAGGGGATATTAAGCGAGGAAGAAT CATTCCCCTTGCCACCTACCCCATCGCTGCCTCTAACACCAGGCAAAGAGCGATGGCGCTCCCAGGTTCGCAAGCTCAATTCCATGTCAACTGGAATCCGAGGCCTGCAAGCCAAACTCCATCTACTGCGGGAAGAATCTGATAGAGCGCTAGACGATTCCAATGACATTTCTGAAATAGGACCCAACCTTATGTCGCAGTACGACTCCATTGGAGTAGACCTCAAAATGCTCATGGCAGCATGGGAGGAAGGCAGAGCCGCTCTAGCCCAAGGCATTGATAGGACCGAGAAGAGGCTTTCATCAATAAGCACGCTACTATCACCTGCAAGCTCTCTAAGTGGACTCACAACCATAGGCGAGGGAGGCGCGGCAGAGGCTTTCAAGGCTCTCACTGGTGAATCCCCGCCGGCATCAGATATCAATGACGCTGAAGAGGACCAGGAGATTTTTGAGGCGGTAGCCAAGCCGCGACCTCGAAGCATGCTAACGCGAGAGGAGAGAATTGCAAAGGTTAAGGAAGAGAGGGAGCAGAGAGCGGCAGCTCGACAGCAGCTGGAGGCTACAAAAGGCATGCTGAGAGAGCTGGAAACAGTAATCAGCCTACGACCTCAAAAGCGAGCCAGTGCTCCACCCGGAGCACGCATCTCCATGTGA